Part of the Mesotoga sp. UBA6090 genome is shown below.
GGAATCGGGAGAAACGTTTGTAGTAGTCTATCAGATATCTCTCCTTCTCTTCAAGTTTCTCACGGTGAAGATTGCCGTTCGCATACTCGGAAACTGTAACAAAGTGACCAATCTCTCCTTCGACAAGATTCATCACGTGAGTAGCCAAATCCAGGAACTCGGCAGGCCAGTGAGTCGCCACAACGATGGTCTTTCCGGCTTCCCTTTCTGAATACAAAATTCTTCGGACTCTCTCGACCGCTCTTGTGTCCAGTCCGGAAGTCGGCTCGTCGAACAGGATTATTTCTCTGTCGAGCGCGACAATCGATGCGATCGCGAGAAGCCTCTGCTCTCCTCCCGAGAGGGAAAAGGGAGTTCTCGAGCCAAACCTATCCAGTTCAAAACCGATCATCTCGAGAATCTCTTCGAGCCTGCCGTACCCATTCCTTCCGGTTATTTTCAGGCTGAATTCGATCTCTTCTCTGACAGTGGGATTGAAGAAACACTCCTCTGGATACTGAAAGATCATTGAGGCAATGGAAGTCAGT
Proteins encoded:
- a CDS encoding energy-coupling factor ABC transporter ATP-binding protein produces the protein MLKVREVSFSYKGQGKNSRITALKEVSFDLESGSFVILTGRTGSGKSTLLQLLCGLIEPESGSIDCEYEELTSIASMIFQYPEECFFNPTVREEIEFSLKITGRNGYGRLEEILEMIGFELDRFGSRTPFSLSGGEQRLLAIASIVALDREIILFDEPTSGLDTRAVERVRRILYSEREAGKTIVVATHWPAEFLDLATHVMNLVEGEIGHFVTVSEYANGNLHREKLEEKERYLIDYYKRFSRFPASEEELISFVRREKRC